The Mercurialis annua linkage group LG8, ddMerAnnu1.2, whole genome shotgun sequence genome window below encodes:
- the LOC126659844 gene encoding uncharacterized protein LOC126659844, whose protein sequence is MPQPQISLLKSNHAHHFYVQPPLTRLIPRRQNLTFRRKPEPNPNKFNLKCCLSSNNNQNIINPLRITTNPNNFHDEKGEKNAKNDDVSIKNTNIFEEFYSVIAETLKNSCRNYSKAVNLAVTCMAIALIFMSGYDSALALSGGRMGGRSSSSSRSSRSGGRYSGGGGSHHSGYYSYKSKTEYGEKKLDEQEKVENLNSEEILFLVILSSSIIFILIGFLYTEIPFHHISILQVAVYDAEGTFRRDLNGIAEKADTSSNSGLRRVLLGTTNLLLKNLDSCISCDSHLLTRRYYLEDAMETFDRHSLAERAKFDEETLVNVDNKKIGKSSKQDTKLTKGYTVVTILVGTEGMYFSSKLPTINNVGDLKKALQTIQSIKLSELEAVEVLWAPQKENELITENELQAKYPFVHCHQLRSVNMGLV, encoded by the exons ATGCCACAGCCACAAATTTCTCTTCTGAAATCAAATCATGCTCATCATTTCTACGTTCAACCGCCGCTCACTCGGCTAATTCCCCGCCGCCAAAATCTCACTTTCCGCCGCAAACCTGAGCCTAACCCTAACAAATTCAATCTTAAATGCTGTCTCAGTTCTAATAACAATCAGAATATCATCAACCCTTTACGTATTACAACAAACCCTAATAATTTCCATGATGAAAAAGGCGAAAAGAATGCGAAGAACGACGACGTTTCGATCAAAAACACGAATATTTTCGAAGAGTTTTATAGTGTCATTGCAGAAACCCTAAAAAATTCATGTCGAAATTATTCCAAAGCAGTTAATTTAGCAGTAACCTGTATGGCAATTGCTTTGATTTTTATGAGCGGCTATGATTCTGCATTAGCCTTGTCCGGTGGCCGGATGGGGGGCCGTTCGAGTTCGAGTTCTCGTAGTAGTCGTAGTGGCGGCAGATATAGTGGCGGCGGAGGCAGTCATCACAGCGGTTATTACAGCTATAAAAGTAAAACGGAATATGGTGAAAAGAAACTTGATGAACAAGAAAAAGTTGAGAATCTGAATTCTGAGGAAATATTATTCCTAGTGATTTTGTCGAGttctataatatttattttaattggatTCCTTTACACTGAAATTCCGTTTCATCATATCTCAATACTTCAg GTTGCGGTATATGATGCAGAAGGAACATTTCGAAGGGATCTTAATGGAATTGCTGAAAAGGCCGATACATCTAGTAATTCGGGTTTGCGTCGTGTGCTTTTAG GTACCACAAATTTATTGCTCAAGAATCTTGATTCTTGCATCTCTTGCGATTCTCAT TTGCTTACAAGAAGATATTATTTGGAGGATGCTATGGAAACATTCGATCGACATTCTTTGGCAGAAAGGGCGAAATTTGATGAAGAAACACTTGTTAACGTGGACAACAAGAAAATAGGAAAATCATCAAAACAAGACACAAAATTAACCAAAGGCTACACAGTG GTAACAATCTTGGTTGGTACCGAGGGAATGTATTTCAGTAGTAAATTGCCAACAATCAATAACGTTGGAGACTTGAAGAAAGCTCTGCAAACAATACAATCCATTAAGCTCTCTGAACTTGAa GCAGTTGAGGTTTTATGGGCTCCCCAGAAAGAAAATGAATTGATAACAGAGAATGAACTTCAAGCAAAGTACCCATTTGTCCACTGTCATCAATTAAGGAGTGTCAATATGGGTCTAGTCTGA